One genomic window of Brassica napus cultivar Da-Ae unplaced genomic scaffold, Da-Ae ScsIHWf_1724;HRSCAF=2353, whole genome shotgun sequence includes the following:
- the LOC125598504 gene encoding uncharacterized protein LOC125598504, whose translation MSSSQELSHNAGEATGQVQLKKEEYLNKVSHAMDQNVDHHTHPQSHAEHDQNNPSLISQASTVIQQTGGQVKNMAQGAADAVKNTLGMSPATNNPSSPAGRTHPSNPSSPAGTTRPSNPSSRNI comes from the exons ATGTCGTCAAGCCAAGAGTTAAGCCACAATGCCGGAGAAGCCACCGGTCAAGTTCAG CTGAAGAAGGAAGAGTACTTGAACAAAGTATCACACGCAATGGATCAGAATGTTGATCATCACACTCACCCACAGTCACACGCAGAACATGATCAGAACAATCCTTCCCTAATCTCACAGGCCTCTACTGTCATTCAACAg ACAGGTGGCCAAGTGAAGAATATGGCACAAGGAGCAGCCGACGCTGTGAAAAACACTCTTGGGATGAGTCCGGCCACCAACAACCCTAGCAGCCCGGCCGGCAGGACCCACCCGAGCAATCCTAGCAGTCCAGCCGGAACGACCCGCCCGAGCAACCCTAGCTCAAGGAATATATAA